In Pongo abelii isolate AG06213 chromosome X, NHGRI_mPonAbe1-v2.0_pri, whole genome shotgun sequence, one DNA window encodes the following:
- the SATL1 gene encoding spermidine/spermine N(1)-acetyltransferase-like protein 1 isoform X2 — MNQSGTNQSSLSDSSQAGINQPSTSSLGMNQMDMNQRSASLYEMNQVDMKQPSMSQAGMRQSGTNLPDINQPDMKQPGTWQLGRSQPGMLQQELSQLVLSKAGISQPDPSQPGPSQSGPSQSSMRQIGTNQSGMSQPVMQQLDSQSGGSQPSMRQVGTSQSGTSQIGMSQPGTWQTGLSQPVRRQPNMSPPGMWQPGMQQPGISQQVPSHPDMSQPGIWQPGMSQQVPSQPGIRQPDTSQSCKHQTDMSQPDANQSSLSDSNQTGINQPSPSLVGMKQLDMNQWSASLYEMNQVDMKQPSMSQDGTRQSGTNLPDINQPGMKQPGTWQLGRSQPRMWPQSLSQLVLSEAGISQPGPSQPGPSQSGPRQSSTSQAGTNQSGISQPLMWQLDMRQSGRSQPSMRQVGTSQSGTSQIGMSQPGTWQTGLSQPVPRQPNKSPPGMWQPGMWQSGMWQPGMSQQVPSQLGMRQPGTRQSSKNQTGMSHPGRGQPGIWEPGPSHPGLSQQDLNQLVLSQPGLSQPGRSQPSVIQMGMRQTSMDYFQIRRAEARDCPEILRLIKIYSEMALGTIPFSTA; from the coding sequence ATGAACCAATCAGGCACGAACCAATCAAGTTTATCAGACTCGAGCCAAGCAGGCATAAACCAGCCAAGCACAAGCTCACTTGGTATGAACCAAATGGACATGAACCAACGGAGTGCAAGCCTATATGAAATGAACCAAGTGGACATGAAACAACCAAGCATGAGCCAAGCTGGCATGAGGCAATCAGGTACAAACCTACCAGACATAAACCAACCCGACATGAAACAACCAGGCACATGGCAATTAGGTAGGAGCCAACCAGGCATGCTGCAACAAGAACTGAGCCAACTAGTCCTGAGCAAAGCAGGCATAAGCCAACCAGACCCATCGCAACCAGGCCCAAGCCAATCAGGCCCTAGCCAATCAAGCATGAGGCAAATAGGCACGAACCAATCAGGTATGAGCCAACCAGTGATGCAGCAACTAGACAGCCAGTCAGGTGGGAGCCAACCAAGCATGAGACAAGTAGGCACCAGCCAATCAGGCACAAGCcaaataggcatgagccaaccagGCACATGGCAAACAGGCCTGAGCCAACCAGTCCGGAGGCAACCAAACATGAGTCCACCAGGCATGTGGCAACCAGGCATGCAACAACCAGGCATCAGCCAGCAAGTCCCAAGCCACCCAGACATGAGTCAACCAGGCATATGGCAACCAGGCATGAGCCAGCAAGTCCCCAGCCAACCAGGCATAAGGCAACCAGACACTAGCCAATCATGTAAGCACCAAACAGACATGAGCCAACCAGACGCAAACCAATCAAGTTTATCAGATTCCAACCAAACAGGTATAAACCAGCCAAGCCCAAGCTTAGTTGGTATGAAGCAACTGGACATGAACCAATGGAGTGCAAGCCTATATGAAATGAACCAAGTGGACATGAAACAACCAAgcatgagccaagatggcacgaGGCAATCAGGTACAAACCTACCAGACATAAACCAACCTGGCATGAAACAACCAGGCACATGGCAATTAGGTAGGAGCCAACCACGCATGTGGCCACAAAGCCTGAGCCAACTAGTCCTGAGTGAAGCAGGCATAAGCCAACCAGGTCCATCGCAACCAGGCCCAAGCCAATCAGGCCCCAGACAATCAAGCACGAGCCAAGCAGGCACAAACCAATCAGGTATAAGCCAACCACTGATGTGGCAACTAGACATGAGACAGTCAGGTAGGAGCCAACCAAGCATGAGACAAGTAGGCACCAGCCAATCAGGCACAAGCcaaataggcatgagccaaccagGCACATGGCAAACAGGCCTGAGCCAACCAGTCCCGAGGCAACCAAACAAGAGTCCACCAGGCATGTGGCAACCAGGCATGTGGCAATCAGGCATGTGGCAACCAGGCATGAGCCAGCAAGTCCCCAGCCAACTGGGCATGAGACAACCAGGCACTAGACAATCAAGTAAGAACcaaacaggcatgagccatccagGCAGGGGTCAACCAGGCATATGGGAACCGGGGCCGAGTCACCCAGGCCTGAGCCAACAAGACCTGAACCAATTAGTGCTGAGCCAACCAGGCCTGAGTCAACCAGGCAGGAGCCAACCAAGTGTGATCCAAATGGGCATGAGGCAAACAAGCATGGATTACTTTCAAATAAGACGTGCAGAGGCTAGAGACTGCCCAGAAATTTTGCGACTGATTAAA